From a single Planococcus shenhongbingii genomic region:
- a CDS encoding gamma-glutamyltransferase family protein, translating to MDYLQHPFDAKRHTAFSRKGMVATSQPLAAQAGIEVMQKGGNAIDAAIATAAALTVVEPTSNGIGGDAFALVWVKDKLHGLNSSGPAPASISVEAVKERGHDKMPVHGVVPVTVPGVPAAWAELSRKFGKLPLSEALKPAIRYAEEGYPLTPILGKYWKLAYDKFKTSFTTEEYQAWFDTFAPNGKAPEIGEMWSSPGHASTLKEIAETEARSFYEGTLADKISEFMKKHNGFLAKEDLAAFKPEWVEPVSTNYRGYEVWEIPPNGQGMVALMALNIFKNLSEPKWQSAETYHEQIEAMKLAFTDGKAFITEPEAMPVSVEHLLSDNYAKQRASVIGDAASQPVPYELPKGGTVYLATADEEGNMVSYIQSNYMGFGSGIVIPGTGIALQNRGADFSLEEQHPNVLNGGKRTYHTIIPGFMTKDGKAVGPFGVMGGYMQPQGHFQVVANTVDYLLNPQAALDMPRWQWMEGKTILVEPNFPNYLAQALARKGHAIQIATDGGAFGRGQIIWRNPETGVLSGGTESRTDGSVAVW from the coding sequence ATGGACTATTTACAGCATCCGTTTGACGCCAAACGACATACAGCATTTTCAAGAAAAGGCATGGTGGCGACATCGCAGCCTTTAGCAGCACAGGCGGGAATTGAAGTCATGCAAAAAGGGGGCAATGCGATTGATGCCGCTATAGCGACAGCCGCCGCTTTGACAGTTGTGGAGCCGACTTCGAACGGCATTGGAGGAGATGCTTTCGCGCTTGTCTGGGTAAAAGATAAACTGCATGGGCTGAACAGTTCCGGTCCTGCTCCTGCAAGCATTTCAGTGGAGGCGGTGAAAGAACGCGGGCATGATAAAATGCCAGTTCATGGCGTTGTGCCGGTTACGGTTCCAGGAGTGCCGGCTGCATGGGCCGAGCTGTCCCGAAAATTTGGAAAGCTGCCTCTTTCCGAAGCTTTAAAACCGGCAATCCGATATGCGGAAGAAGGTTATCCGCTTACGCCGATTCTGGGGAAGTACTGGAAACTTGCCTATGACAAATTCAAAACCTCCTTTACTACAGAAGAGTATCAAGCATGGTTCGATACTTTTGCGCCGAACGGCAAAGCGCCGGAAATCGGTGAAATGTGGTCATCACCCGGACACGCCTCGACATTAAAGGAAATTGCTGAAACAGAAGCGCGGTCATTCTACGAAGGCACGCTTGCTGATAAAATCAGCGAATTTATGAAAAAGCACAATGGTTTTTTGGCGAAAGAAGATCTTGCTGCCTTTAAACCGGAATGGGTGGAACCAGTTTCAACCAATTACCGCGGCTACGAGGTATGGGAAATCCCGCCGAATGGCCAAGGAATGGTAGCACTTATGGCATTGAATATTTTCAAGAATTTAAGCGAACCGAAATGGCAATCGGCAGAAACCTATCACGAACAGATTGAAGCGATGAAGCTTGCTTTTACAGATGGCAAAGCATTCATTACCGAACCGGAAGCCATGCCGGTAAGTGTGGAACACCTCCTCTCTGATAATTATGCAAAGCAGCGGGCTTCAGTTATTGGAGATGCCGCTTCTCAGCCGGTTCCCTATGAATTGCCGAAAGGCGGTACGGTTTATTTAGCTACTGCTGATGAAGAAGGAAATATGGTTTCCTATATTCAAAGCAATTATATGGGATTTGGATCCGGCATTGTTATTCCCGGGACTGGAATTGCACTTCAAAACCGCGGGGCTGATTTTTCATTGGAAGAACAGCATCCCAATGTATTGAATGGAGGAAAACGGACTTACCATACCATTATTCCGGGTTTCATGACAAAAGACGGCAAAGCAGTCGGGCCGTTCGGAGTCATGGGAGGCTATATGCAGCCGCAAGGGCATTTCCAAGTTGTTGCCAATACTGTAGATTATTTATTGAATCCACAAGCGGCGCTTGATATGCCAAGGTGGCAATGGATGGAAGGCAAAACGATATTAGTGGAACCGAACTTCCCAAATTATTTGGCACAAGCTTTGGCGCGCAAAGGGCACGCTATTCAAATTGCTACTGATGGCGGCGCTTTTGGCCGCGGCCAGATTATTTGGCGCAATCCAGAGACGGGTGTATTGTCGGGCGGCACAGAATCCCGTACGGATGGATCGGTCGCAGTGTGGTAA
- a CDS encoding ABC transporter ATP-binding protein, whose protein sequence is MRTMEESPSKPEILLELNGVKKYFPIKGGILKRVQGNVKAVESVSLKLYKGESLGIVGESGCGKSTLGRTILGLEELTEGKIKFNEQEIQDLKRKEKKKFVKEMQMIFQDPYASLNPRQRIGNALDEVFRMHTKMPAQERKEAVLDLLKEVGLKEEHYDRYPHEFSGGQRQRIGIARAIALHPSFIICDEAVSALDVSVQAQVLKLLKTLQEKYHLSYLFISHDLGVVRYFCDRVLVMYLGHTVEMSDVTRIFNHPLHPYTRALLSAIPRPTMNVKRERIRLVGDMPNPSNPPSGCVFHTRCPMAQEICSVDKPAFIEHEKDHFAACHFAGESLSRVLG, encoded by the coding sequence ATGAGAACAATGGAAGAGTCACCATCGAAGCCTGAAATACTTCTGGAATTAAACGGCGTTAAAAAATACTTCCCGATTAAAGGCGGCATCTTAAAGAGAGTACAAGGAAATGTTAAAGCTGTTGAATCGGTATCTTTGAAACTGTATAAAGGTGAAAGCCTTGGAATTGTCGGAGAATCCGGGTGTGGAAAATCCACGCTCGGCCGCACGATTCTTGGACTTGAAGAACTGACAGAAGGTAAAATAAAGTTTAATGAGCAGGAGATTCAAGATTTAAAGCGAAAAGAGAAGAAGAAGTTCGTAAAAGAAATGCAGATGATTTTTCAGGATCCTTATGCTTCTTTAAATCCCCGGCAGCGAATAGGGAATGCATTGGATGAAGTATTCCGGATGCATACGAAAATGCCGGCGCAGGAACGAAAAGAGGCCGTGCTGGATTTACTGAAAGAAGTAGGATTGAAAGAAGAACATTATGACCGCTATCCCCACGAGTTCAGCGGCGGCCAGCGCCAGCGCATCGGAATTGCGAGAGCGATTGCGCTTCATCCTTCATTTATCATTTGCGATGAAGCGGTTTCCGCTCTGGATGTTTCCGTTCAAGCCCAAGTCTTAAAACTGCTAAAAACTTTACAGGAAAAGTATCATTTATCTTATCTGTTCATTTCGCATGACTTAGGCGTTGTCCGTTATTTCTGCGACCGGGTCCTGGTGATGTATTTGGGGCATACAGTGGAAATGAGCGATGTAACGAGAATTTTTAATCATCCGCTCCATCCATATACAAGAGCATTATTATCGGCTATTCCAAGACCAACAATGAATGTGAAAAGAGAGCGGATTCGACTAGTCGGCGATATGCCGAATCCGTCGAACCCGCCTAGTGGATGTGTATTCCATACACGCTGTCCAATGGCGCAGGAAATTTGCAGCGTCGACAAGCCGGCGTTTATCGAACACGAAAAAGATCATTTTGCGGCATGCCATTTTGCAGGCGAATCATTGAGCCGGGTGCTGGGATAA
- a CDS encoding ABC transporter ATP-binding protein produces MTQTLLEVKNLVTSFRTNDGTVQAVKGISFHVEKGETLCIVGESGCGKSITSLSVMGLLPSNGSIESGEILLNSEPLQNLSQEQLRKLRGNQMSMIFQEPMTALNPVLTIGYQLREPLMLHHKLSKSEATIQSVELLNQVGIPNPAKRLNQYPHELSGGMRQRVMIAMALACHPSLLIADEPTTALDVTIQAQILDLINDLKEKMNMGVLLITHDMGVVAEVADRVMVMYAGQKIEEGPVEQIFNNPSHPYTIGLLNSVPNVDDPEFELEPIPGNMPGLNEHIPGCRFHPRCKFAMDKCKVIAPPEFQVSRGHSATCWLNEKEAEKDENNGRVTIEA; encoded by the coding sequence ATGACACAGACATTGCTTGAAGTGAAAAATTTAGTCACCTCGTTTCGTACAAATGATGGCACAGTACAGGCGGTCAAAGGAATTTCTTTTCATGTAGAAAAAGGGGAAACACTTTGCATCGTAGGTGAGTCGGGCTGCGGGAAAAGTATTACGTCATTGTCTGTGATGGGGTTGTTGCCTTCAAACGGCTCGATTGAAAGCGGAGAGATTTTGCTGAACAGCGAACCTCTCCAGAATCTTTCGCAGGAACAATTGCGGAAGCTCCGAGGCAATCAGATGTCCATGATTTTCCAGGAACCGATGACCGCCCTCAATCCGGTATTGACGATCGGCTACCAATTGCGGGAGCCATTAATGCTCCATCATAAATTATCGAAATCCGAAGCGACCATACAAAGTGTGGAACTGCTCAACCAAGTCGGGATTCCGAATCCGGCGAAACGCTTAAACCAATATCCGCATGAATTGAGCGGCGGGATGCGGCAGCGGGTTATGATTGCAATGGCCCTTGCTTGCCATCCGAGCTTATTGATTGCAGATGAGCCGACAACGGCGCTTGATGTAACCATCCAGGCACAAATTCTCGATTTGATCAATGACTTGAAAGAAAAAATGAATATGGGCGTCTTATTGATTACGCATGACATGGGCGTTGTAGCAGAAGTAGCGGACCGGGTGATGGTCATGTACGCCGGACAAAAGATAGAAGAAGGCCCAGTGGAACAGATTTTTAATAACCCAAGCCATCCTTATACGATCGGATTATTAAATTCAGTGCCGAACGTCGACGATCCGGAGTTTGAGCTTGAACCGATACCGGGTAATATGCCAGGGTTAAATGAACATATTCCAGGATGCCGTTTCCATCCGCGCTGCAAATTTGCAATGGATAAGTGCAAAGTAATAGCGCCTCCTGAATTCCAGGTGTCCAGAGGCCATTCTGCAACTTGCTGGCTGAACGAAAAGGAGGCCGAGAAAGATGAGAACAATGGAAGAGTCACCATCGAAGCCTGA
- a CDS encoding ABC transporter permease: MTTAESVKLKPKKKENFWQTTFRRLFRNKMAVVGLIVVLLQVLMAIFAPVITVHDPIRQNLGSSELPMFSAGHWLGTDNYGRDVWSRIVYGARISLVVGAVAVSLGLFGGVILGMLAGYYRKLDAVIMRFVDLLFSFPGILLAMLIIAILGTSLVNVAIAISIWSIPTCARIVRGSVLSIKEKEYIMAMRSMGASDLRIMVKHILPNVTAPIIVFATMRMATAILSTASLSYLGLGAQPPTPEWGAMISQGQDFMWTSPHLTIVPGIAIMLTVFAFNVLGDGLRDALDPNMDVEQ, encoded by the coding sequence ATGACAACGGCTGAATCGGTAAAGTTAAAACCAAAGAAAAAGGAAAACTTCTGGCAGACGACATTCAGGCGCCTGTTTAGAAACAAGATGGCTGTAGTCGGTTTAATCGTCGTACTCCTCCAAGTATTGATGGCCATTTTTGCACCGGTCATCACCGTGCATGATCCTATCCGGCAGAATTTGGGCAGCAGCGAATTGCCGATGTTCAGCGCAGGACATTGGCTCGGAACGGACAATTATGGACGGGATGTTTGGAGCCGGATTGTCTATGGTGCCCGCATTTCGCTGGTTGTAGGTGCAGTGGCTGTTTCACTTGGACTGTTCGGTGGAGTCATACTAGGCATGCTGGCAGGATACTACCGGAAATTGGATGCCGTCATCATGCGCTTTGTTGACTTGCTGTTTTCATTCCCTGGCATTTTGCTGGCGATGCTGATTATCGCTATTCTAGGCACTAGTTTAGTAAACGTTGCAATTGCAATCAGTATTTGGTCAATTCCGACATGTGCCCGGATTGTCCGGGGGTCGGTGCTGTCGATTAAAGAAAAAGAATACATTATGGCAATGCGTTCCATGGGAGCTTCGGATTTACGGATCATGGTAAAGCACATTCTGCCGAATGTTACAGCGCCGATCATCGTTTTTGCCACGATGCGGATGGCGACAGCTATTCTTTCCACAGCGTCATTAAGCTATTTGGGCCTTGGCGCCCAGCCTCCTACTCCTGAATGGGGGGCGATGATTTCACAGGGCCAGGATTTTATGTGGACTTCGCCGCATTTGACGATTGTCCCGGGGATTGCCATTATGTTGACGGTTTTTGCTTTTAATGTGCTCGGCGACGGTTTAAGGGATGCCCTTGATCCTAATATGGATGTTGAACAATAA
- a CDS encoding glutathione ABC transporter substrate-binding protein: MKKQWLFLVMLIGMLILSACSGSTIPEGTESGGTGGGEPASDAEQEVVYASTSDAVGLSPTMTNDSVSSNVMTQIYENLFERNPETMELEPKLAESYENPDDLTWVIKLKEGIKFQDGTDFNAEAVKYSFDKLRDPATAAPRASLLEPVETVNVIDDTTVEIKTKYPYGPLLAALSHSNAAIISPTADQKQDLMQNPVGTGPFKFVSWNQGDEIVLEKNADYWNGEVALNQVRFKVVPEISTAISMLQTGEVNFLDALPPEQISRIEGLENVEVTKQEGTPVYYLTFNHSRERNQNPDFRKAVASAVDRDAFVEKLNDLGVRSDSILGPKVFGYTEELDNAGTPYDPELAKQLVEENGFGSEPIKLLAANRDNFVLMAEIVQSQLTEAGFNVEIEMMEWATFLDTARGGQYDLTFLSWSNVTSDGSEMFYPNFHSDNVGNSNRAQYSNPEFDKLVEASRTTIVPEEREKFLAEANQFMLDDNAAIVMYHGVVTSATDNSIKGLKVDPNGQWSLANVSRE; encoded by the coding sequence ATGAAGAAACAATGGCTATTTTTAGTGATGTTAATCGGTATGTTAATTTTAAGTGCTTGTTCAGGAAGCACAATTCCTGAAGGGACGGAAAGCGGAGGGACAGGCGGTGGTGAACCTGCTTCAGATGCAGAACAGGAAGTTGTTTACGCCTCTACTTCAGATGCCGTTGGGCTTTCTCCGACGATGACGAATGACTCAGTATCTTCGAACGTTATGACTCAAATCTATGAAAACTTATTTGAAAGAAACCCGGAAACCATGGAATTGGAACCGAAACTGGCAGAATCCTACGAAAACCCGGATGATTTGACTTGGGTGATCAAGTTAAAAGAAGGAATCAAGTTCCAGGACGGTACAGACTTTAACGCGGAAGCTGTTAAATATTCATTTGATAAATTGCGTGATCCTGCAACAGCAGCACCGCGGGCTTCTCTTTTAGAACCGGTGGAAACAGTAAATGTAATTGACGACACTACTGTGGAAATTAAAACAAAATATCCATATGGTCCATTGCTTGCTGCCTTGTCGCATTCCAATGCCGCCATCATCAGCCCGACAGCAGACCAAAAACAAGATTTAATGCAAAATCCTGTAGGAACAGGACCATTCAAATTTGTCAGCTGGAACCAAGGCGATGAAATCGTCCTCGAAAAGAACGCGGACTACTGGAACGGAGAAGTGGCGCTGAACCAAGTAAGATTCAAAGTCGTTCCTGAAATTTCAACTGCCATTTCAATGCTGCAAACAGGCGAAGTGAATTTCCTTGATGCCCTGCCGCCGGAACAGATTTCCCGTATCGAAGGGCTCGAAAATGTAGAGGTTACAAAGCAGGAGGGAACACCAGTCTACTACTTGACATTCAACCACTCACGAGAACGCAACCAAAATCCGGATTTCCGTAAAGCGGTAGCAAGTGCAGTTGACCGCGATGCATTTGTTGAAAAATTGAACGACTTAGGTGTCAGAAGCGACAGCATTCTGGGGCCGAAAGTATTCGGTTACACAGAAGAACTGGATAATGCAGGAACTCCATATGATCCGGAATTGGCGAAACAATTGGTGGAAGAAAACGGTTTTGGCAGTGAACCGATCAAATTGCTTGCAGCTAACCGTGATAACTTTGTTTTGATGGCTGAAATTGTACAGTCGCAGTTGACTGAAGCCGGATTCAATGTAGAGATTGAAATGATGGAATGGGCAACATTCCTGGATACAGCACGCGGCGGCCAATATGACCTGACGTTCCTGAGCTGGTCGAACGTAACGAGTGACGGTTCTGAAATGTTCTATCCGAACTTCCATTCAGACAACGTTGGAAACTCGAACCGGGCTCAGTACAGCAACCCCGAATTTGATAAATTGGTAGAAGCGTCCCGCACAACGATCGTACCGGAAGAACGCGAGAAATTCTTGGCCGAAGCCAATCAGTTCATGCTGGATGACAATGCAGCTATCGTGATGTACCACGGGGTAGTTACTTCTGCCACTGATAACTCCATTAAAGGCTTAAAAGTGGACCCGAATGGCCAGTGGAGCTTGGCAAACGTATCGAGAGAGTAG